The following DNA comes from Peribacillus sp. FSL E2-0218.
GGGGGGATCGTGACGAACGGGGCACTTGCCGCTTATGAATGGATAACGGCCGGAGTCAGTCTGATGGGGAATCCATCATATGTCGCGTATGCAGAGCTCCAGATCGAAGAAATTAAGAAAAGGAAATTGCCCTTCCCTGTAACGGATGAGGAAGCCGGCAAAGTGATGGAATATCTTAAACCGTACGACTTGAGTCTCAATCCAGACAGGCTTGCCAGCCGCCCGCTTCTTTTTTGGCATGGAGCTAAAGATCCGATCGTCCCTTATCAGCATGCGTATCGCTTTTTTGAAGGAGTCAAAGCGGGGTATGATGGGGCAGAAGGGAAAATCGAGTTCACCCTCGACCCAAAGGCTGGCCATAAGGTCAGCAGAGAAGGAGTGCTTATGACAGCAGGCTGGTTCGAGAAACATTTGCTGCCAACTGTGCAAAAAGCTTAAGTACTCACGCAAAATCTGTTATGATTCTAATACAGACGCAGTGTAAAGTCTAGATCGGGACAGTTTGCGATGAAACCGATAAATTTTAGAAACGAAGAGATTTTTCATAGAAGGAGTGATTGGTGTGGATCAAGATACAAAAGACGTTATTCTTGGAGCTTTGGAGCAGGTCATTGACCCTGAGCTTGGTATAGATATCGTGAATTTAGGTTTGGTATATGATGTGGACATGGATGAAGCAGGTCTGACTACAGTTACGATGACGTTGACCGCAATGGGCTGTCCGCTAGCTGGGACGATAGTCGATCAAGTGAAATTGGTTCTTGAAGATATCCCGGAGGTCAAGGAGACAGATGTGAAGATTGTCTGGAGTCCGCCATGGACCAGAGACAAAATGTCCAGATATGCCAAAATCGCATTGGGAATCAAATAATCGACAAGGAATAAAAATGGGAAACCAGTCGCATAGTGAATCCTTCATAAGGGTGAAGCTTTTTGTGGGCTGGTTTTTTCTGATACGCTGGGTTAGGAGTGGTTAATTGAATAAACCTATAAAAGATTCATTGGGCAGACCATTGAGGGATCTAAGGATATCCGTCATCGATCGGTGTAACTTCCGCTGTCAATACTGCATGCCAGCAGAAATTTTTGATGATTCGTTTCAATTCCTCCCAAAAAGTGAACTGTTATCTTATGAGGAAATCGTGAGGGTTTCGCAGATATTTGCTGACTTAGGAGTTAAAAAGCTCAGATTGACGGGCGGGGAACCATTGTTGCGGAAGGATCTTCCTATACTGATAGCTGCGCTCGTTAACATTGAAGGGATAGAAGATATTGGATTGACCACGAATGGCGTATATTTGAAAAAACATGCCGAGAAGTTGATGATGGCTGGTTTACAGAGAGTGAATGTCAGCTTGGACAGCCTCGATGATGAACTGTTTAAGCAGATGAATGGCAGGGGGATCGGGATCGAGCCGGTTATTTGTGGCATAAGAGCTGCCAAAGAAGCCGGTCTTGGTGTTAAAGTGAATATGGTGGTGAAAAAAGGAACCAATGAATCTCAGATCCTTCCCATGACCCGTTTTTGTAAAGAAGAGGGCATCACCTTACGGTTTATCGAATTCATGGATGTCGGTCATACAAATGGCTGGCAATTGAAGAATGTGGTAACGAAAATGGAATTGCTTGAAATGCTTCAAACTGAATTCGACCTGGAGCCTGTGGAAGAAGAGTATTATGGAGAAGTGGCAAAACGCTTCCGTCATAAAGGAACGAATACGGAAGTGGGCTTCATAACATCCGTATCCGAGTCTTTTTGTTCCAGTTGTACACGTGCCCGCTTATCTGCCAATGGAAGTTTATACACGTGCCTGTTCAATGGAAAGGGCCACGATTTGAAGTCCGTGCTCCGTTCTGACATGGCGGATGAGGATTTGACCGAGCTCATCCTTTCATTGTGGAATGATAGGGATGACCGCTATTCAGATGAACGGGCAGCGGGAACCTTGAAAGGACAGGAAAAAATCGAGATGTCATTCATCGGAGGTTAACCGATTGCCATCCCGAATTTAATCTGTATATGTGAAACACCGAGGATGAGTGCCAATAGCATTCATCTTTTTTTATACAATTTTTATGCAACTTTTTTTGATGGGGAAAGATATTGTTAACGAACCCGCAGCAAGGAAAATAAGGCCATGGTCCCGGTGGGGATGTATGAGTATGGTCTTATGCATTGTCTGTTTTAGGGAGGCGGCTTCAATCGATCGTGCAGATTTCGATTGGACAGTTTTCACAATCGATCTCTTGTTTTAAATAATCAATGTCAAGAATCGTAATGATCCCCTTTTTGATGGAGACGACATCATTTTTCCTTAAATGAGAGAGCAATCGATTGACCACCTCACGTGATGACCCGCAAAAATTGGCGAGTTCTTGGTTTGTAAAGGGAAAATTGATGACTTTGCCATCTTCAACTTCCTTCCCATAGCTATTTGATAAACGGATGAGGGTAGAGTAAAATGCCCCTTTTTTTCCGTGCAGGAGCATATCGCGGAATTTCGCCTGATTTTTGCGGTTTTGAGCGGACAACCAAGTTATCATCTCGATTGCAAGGCTGCTATCGGAGGAAATTTTCTGTTCCAGCGATTCTTTTGATATAACCGCCACATTGCCATCTTCCAACATTTTTGCATTCATCATATATTTTGGATTAAGAGAAAAAAGGATGGTTTCTCCAACCAAGTCATTCTCCGAACAAATGCGCAAAGTTAAATCCCGTCCGTCTGGAACAACCTTGCTCAGCTCCACTTTGCCGCTCAATATGTAATATAAATCATTTGCGGAGGTGCTTTCCTGAAAAAGGAAGCATCCTTTTTCCATATGTTTAATGTGCTGTCTATTATCTAAAAGGGCATGCAACCGTTTTGATAACGATGATCCATTCATGTTAATAACCACCTTTCAAGTGAAGGGATATCCAATTACTACCTTTGATTTAAACGGAAAAACAACTAGCGGTCAACATATATGGATAAATGTAGAATTTAGCTGAAGAGGAATTGCCTCTTGGAATTAAAGACTGAAATTTTATAAAAATACATTTGATTTTATTTTTATTCAGTCATATAATAATAGAATCAAATAATGACAGGGACAAAAAAATACAGGAGTTGGTTAATGTGTTTGTATCAATTATAGGCGCCACAGGTTATGGAGGGCTGGAATTAATCAGGATTTTGAATAATCATCCGCAATTCAAAATTAAATCATTACATACTTCATCCCAATTTGGTCGAAGTTTACATGAAGAAAATGCACATTTAATGCATATGAAAGACAAATTGGAAAAAATTGATCCGGAGGCTATCGCTAAACACTCGGATATTGTATTCCTTGCCACCCCTTCAGGTGTATCTTCGCGATTGATTTCCGAATTTTCAGACCTTGATATTAAGGTGATTGATTTATCCGGTGATCTTAGGCTTCAAACCCCGGGTGAATATGAATACTGGTATAAGAAACCGGCAGCGCCAAAGCCCATCATTGAAGAAGCCGTATACGGATTGTCTGAATGGAATGCAAAAGCGATAAAGAAATCGAATATTGTTGCCAATCCAGGGTGCTACCCTACGGCATCACTTCTAGGCCTTGCTCCTTTGTATACGGAAGGGTTGGCTGGCGCAGCTTCAGATGTGGTAATCGACGCGAAATCCGGAGTTTCCGGAGCGGGTAAATCCCCTTCAGCCGTAACACATTTTAGCGAAATGAATGAGAACTTCAAAATATATAAAGTGAATCAGCATCAACATATACCGGAAATCGAACAGCAGCTTGGGCGATGGTCGCCGGGGATGCAGCCTATACAACCCATTACCTTCAATACCCATCTCGTTCCGATGACTAGGGGCATAATGGCAACGATGTATATAAAGGTGGATCGTCAAACCTCATGGGAGGAATTGGTCGACTTATACAAAACAGTTTACGAGGATCATCCATTTGTCCGGGTACAGCCGCTCGCTCAATTTCCATCCACGAAACAGGTGTACGGATCGAATTTCTGTGATGTCGGTGTCGCCCATGATGAAAGAACTGGTAAAGTAACGGTGGTTTCGGTCATTGATAATTTAATGAAGGGTGCTGCAGGCCAGGCCATTCAAAATGCCAATCTATTAATGGGACTGGAAGAAACGGCAGGGCTTTGGAACAGTCCCCTTTATCCTTAAAATATGGAGGAGAAAAATGAATACATTACAGACAGTTGAAGAAATCAAACAGATTAAAGACGGAAACATCTTAATTGCACAAGGCTTCAAGGCATCAGGGGTCCATGCTGGATTGCGGTACTCAAAAAAAGACGTTGGCATCATTTTTACCGAGACACCAGCTTCAGCCGCTGCGGTTTATACCCAAAATTTAGTTCAAGCGGCTCCAATCGATGTAACCAAGGATAGCATTGCGGCTACAGGGAAACTTCACGGTATCGTGGTCAATAGTGCATGTGCGAATGCTTGTACTGGAAAACAAGGCATAAAGGATGCAAAGGAAATGAGAAAGCTGGCGGCGCAAAAATTCGGCTTGGAGGATCATGCATTCGCAGTCGCTTCTACCGGTGTCATCGGAGAATACATGGAAATGGAAAAAGTGAAAAAAGGCATAGACGTATTGCAGCCAAATCATACACCCGGGGCTGCTGAAGATTTTGGAACTGCCATTTTAACAACGGATATCGTAACCAAGAGCTGCGGCTATGAAACGGTCATCGACGGCAAAACCGTGAAAATGGGCGGAGCGGCGAAAGGGTCGGGAATGATTCATCCAAACATGGCCACCATGCTCGGTTTCATAACAACGGACGCTGTCATCGAATCTGCGGACTTACAGCTTGCCTTGTCCTCAATTACGAATGATACCTTCAATCAAATCACGGTCGATGGCGATTGTTCCACGAATGACATGGTATTGGTGCTGGCGAATGGAGAGGCGAATAATGAACCTTTGACACCCACACATCATCAATGGTCCATTTTCTTGGAATTACTGAAACAAACTTCCGAAAATCTGGCCAAACAAATCGCCAAAGACGGGGAAGGGGCCACGAAGCTGATAGAAGTGAATGTCCATGGGATGCATACAAAGCAAGATTGCCAGATGATGGCGAAGACGATCGTGGGTTCGAATCTAGTGAAAACGGCAGCGTTTGGCGCTGATGCGAACTGGGGACGAATCATAGCGGCGATGGGAAGAAGCGGAGTGGAATTCCAGCCTGATCAAGCAACGATCGTATTTGGTGATATTGTCGTACTTAAAGATGGTGAACCGGTCCTATTTTCTGAGGAAGAAGCAAAGGCCTACCTTGAAAATGAAAATATCATCATTCATGTCTTTTTGAAGGATGGGCAGGAAATAGGAACGGCATGGGGCTGTGATTTAACATATGACTACGTAAAAATAAACGGAAGCTATCGTTCTTAAGGGGTGTTGACAAGGATGAATATATTGGTCATCAAGTGCGGGGGCAGCATCATTAATGAGTTATCGGAGTCTTTTTTCCATAGTGTCAATCAGCTGCAGGATCGCGGCTATCATATTGTCTTTGTTCATGGCGGCGGTCCTGATATCAATTCGATGATGGAAAAATTCGAGATCGAGCCAATCTTTGAGGACGGGTTAAGAAAGACGACCGCGGAAGTATTGGGAATCGTCGAACTCATGCTGGCTGGCAAATCGAACCGAAGTCTCGTTCATAAACTGGAAACGCACGGAATTCGGGCAGTGGGCTTGAATGGATCGGATGGCGGGATTCTTACAGGCGGGTTTATCGATGAACAAAAACTGGGAGCTGTTGGAGAGATACAGCAAGTCAATCCGGAATTGCTGGGGATTTTATTGGAAAAGGGGTATTGTCCGGTATTGACACCAATCTCGATAACGGGTGAGGGCACCAAATTGAATGTGAATGCCGATATGGCTGCAGGCTCTGTAGCGAAGGCACTCTCTGCAGAAATGTGTTTATTTGTGACCGATGTAAAAGGGGTTTTAAAGGATGAGCAAATCATTGAGAGTTTGACTGAAACGGAAACATTGGGCTTGATCTTGGATGGGAGCATCCATGGCGGAATGATCCCGAAGGTCAATACAGCACTGTCGGTGCTCAATAAGGGGGTTGGGGAAGTGATGATCGTTAGCGGGAAAGATCATTTTTATAGAGCTGGACAGTTCATCGGCACGAAATTTCTTCAGGAAGAGGGGGTCATTCAATGAGTTATTTATTTCCTACATATGCAAGGTGGAACATTGAGCCGGATACAGCGATAGGAATGAAGATTACAAGTACGACAGGTAAAGAGTACCTGGACTTTACGTCGGGAATCGGGGTTTTGAATCTTGGGCATTGCCATGAGTCGGTAAAGTTGGCCGTCACGGAACAGCTAAATAAATATTGGCATGTATCGAATATGTTTCAGAGTTCGATTCAGGAGCGCACGGCAAAAATGCTGGCGGATGCCTCCGGTTTAAGTCAGGTGTTTTTTGCCAAC
Coding sequences within:
- a CDS encoding Crp/Fnr family transcriptional regulator; protein product: MNGSSLSKRLHALLDNRQHIKHMEKGCFLFQESTSANDLYYILSGKVELSKVVPDGRDLTLRICSENDLVGETILFSLNPKYMMNAKMLEDGNVAVISKESLEQKISSDSSLAIEMITWLSAQNRKNQAKFRDMLLHGKKGAFYSTLIRLSNSYGKEVEDGKVINFPFTNQELANFCGSSREVVNRLLSHLRKNDVVSIKKGIITILDIDYLKQEIDCENCPIEICTID
- the argJ gene encoding bifunctional ornithine acetyltransferase/N-acetylglutamate synthase translates to MNTLQTVEEIKQIKDGNILIAQGFKASGVHAGLRYSKKDVGIIFTETPASAAAVYTQNLVQAAPIDVTKDSIAATGKLHGIVVNSACANACTGKQGIKDAKEMRKLAAQKFGLEDHAFAVASTGVIGEYMEMEKVKKGIDVLQPNHTPGAAEDFGTAILTTDIVTKSCGYETVIDGKTVKMGGAAKGSGMIHPNMATMLGFITTDAVIESADLQLALSSITNDTFNQITVDGDCSTNDMVLVLANGEANNEPLTPTHHQWSIFLELLKQTSENLAKQIAKDGEGATKLIEVNVHGMHTKQDCQMMAKTIVGSNLVKTAAFGADANWGRIIAAMGRSGVEFQPDQATIVFGDIVVLKDGEPVLFSEEEAKAYLENENIIIHVFLKDGQEIGTAWGCDLTYDYVKINGSYRS
- the argC gene encoding N-acetyl-gamma-glutamyl-phosphate reductase, producing the protein MFVSIIGATGYGGLELIRILNNHPQFKIKSLHTSSQFGRSLHEENAHLMHMKDKLEKIDPEAIAKHSDIVFLATPSGVSSRLISEFSDLDIKVIDLSGDLRLQTPGEYEYWYKKPAAPKPIIEEAVYGLSEWNAKAIKKSNIVANPGCYPTASLLGLAPLYTEGLAGAASDVVIDAKSGVSGAGKSPSAVTHFSEMNENFKIYKVNQHQHIPEIEQQLGRWSPGMQPIQPITFNTHLVPMTRGIMATMYIKVDRQTSWEELVDLYKTVYEDHPFVRVQPLAQFPSTKQVYGSNFCDVGVAHDERTGKVTVVSVIDNLMKGAAGQAIQNANLLMGLEETAGLWNSPLYP
- a CDS encoding metal-sulfur cluster assembly factor, which encodes MDQDTKDVILGALEQVIDPELGIDIVNLGLVYDVDMDEAGLTTVTMTLTAMGCPLAGTIVDQVKLVLEDIPEVKETDVKIVWSPPWTRDKMSRYAKIALGIK
- the moaA gene encoding GTP 3',8-cyclase MoaA encodes the protein MNKPIKDSLGRPLRDLRISVIDRCNFRCQYCMPAEIFDDSFQFLPKSELLSYEEIVRVSQIFADLGVKKLRLTGGEPLLRKDLPILIAALVNIEGIEDIGLTTNGVYLKKHAEKLMMAGLQRVNVSLDSLDDELFKQMNGRGIGIEPVICGIRAAKEAGLGVKVNMVVKKGTNESQILPMTRFCKEEGITLRFIEFMDVGHTNGWQLKNVVTKMELLEMLQTEFDLEPVEEEYYGEVAKRFRHKGTNTEVGFITSVSESFCSSCTRARLSANGSLYTCLFNGKGHDLKSVLRSDMADEDLTELILSLWNDRDDRYSDERAAGTLKGQEKIEMSFIGG
- a CDS encoding alpha/beta fold hydrolase → MIIIEKEQIGQIPALHLSEQTTFHQELPLIIFIHGFQSAKEHNLHYAYLLAEKGFRVLLPDVIHHGERDSGLSDSEMMPLFWEMVLQTIKELSVMKDELLGRKLIDPDRIGVAGTSMGGIVTNGALAAYEWITAGVSLMGNPSYVAYAELQIEEIKKRKLPFPVTDEEAGKVMEYLKPYDLSLNPDRLASRPLLFWHGAKDPIVPYQHAYRFFEGVKAGYDGAEGKIEFTLDPKAGHKVSREGVLMTAGWFEKHLLPTVQKA
- the argB gene encoding acetylglutamate kinase — translated: MNILVIKCGGSIINELSESFFHSVNQLQDRGYHIVFVHGGGPDINSMMEKFEIEPIFEDGLRKTTAEVLGIVELMLAGKSNRSLVHKLETHGIRAVGLNGSDGGILTGGFIDEQKLGAVGEIQQVNPELLGILLEKGYCPVLTPISITGEGTKLNVNADMAAGSVAKALSAEMCLFVTDVKGVLKDEQIIESLTETETLGLILDGSIHGGMIPKVNTALSVLNKGVGEVMIVSGKDHFYRAGQFIGTKFLQEEGVIQ